One region of Eupeodes corollae chromosome 1, idEupCoro1.1, whole genome shotgun sequence genomic DNA includes:
- the LOC129940636 gene encoding polyadenylate-binding protein-interacting protein 2B, producing MIMKSPSNDWSDQFDIIEEDYDSLSEIEEETDFSEYLWMENEEEFDKDELQRLEEEEIMQQCLEAMFVDELEAEIDEWQKEKAEELDKALSNLAVTECNVENSSLNPLADEFIPMENYFIDLIIS from the exons atgattatgAAAAGTCCTTCTAACGACTGGTCCGATCAGTTTGATATTATTGAAGAAGACTACGATTCTCTGTCAGAAATAGAAGAAGAGACTGATTTCTCTGAGTACTTATGGATGGAAAATGAAGAAGAATTCGACAAAGAT gaATTACAACGacttgaagaagaagaaataatgCAACAATGCTTAGAAGCAATGTTTGTCGATGAACTCGAAGCTGAAATTGATGAGTGGCAAAAAGAAaa agcAGAAGAATTAGACAAAGCGCTTTCGAATCTTGCCGTAACCGAGTGTAATGTTGAGAACTCATCACTCAATCCCTTGGCCGATGAATTCATTCCAATGGAAAACTACTTTATAGATCTGATAATATCATAA